From Streptomyces asiaticus, one genomic window encodes:
- a CDS encoding glycosyltransferase: MSDGKGLRIVRLANFVTPASGGLRTALRELGAGYQAAGHEAVLVVPGERVSDEHTRQGRVITLPGPTIPGTGGYRVLADRRRLARLLDGLAPDRLEVSDRTSLRWTGEWARRARVPAVMVSHESADAVLRTWGVPDAFAEGASDRLNLRTARAYSRIVCTTEWAAREFVRIGARNVVRAPLGVDLGHFRPSHHDAALRDHHRGEAAVLIAMCSRLSPEKRPGRALDALAELRRRGVSAALVVAGDGPLRPRLEARARAEGLPAVFLGHLAERAGLAAIQASADVVLAPGPAETFGLAALEALACGSPVVVSALSALPDIVGAAGETAADNGTAFADAVERVLGRSEPLRRAAARARAERYGWPAAVASFLAAHDASTEGVRCADGGRLPAAALPAAPAVSAPRAVGGVR, from the coding sequence ATGAGCGACGGCAAGGGGCTGCGCATCGTCCGGCTGGCCAACTTCGTCACCCCCGCCTCGGGCGGCCTGCGGACCGCGCTGCGCGAGCTCGGGGCCGGATACCAGGCGGCCGGGCACGAGGCCGTCCTGGTGGTGCCGGGCGAGCGGGTCTCGGACGAGCACACCCGGCAGGGGCGGGTGATCACGCTGCCCGGGCCGACCATCCCCGGCACCGGCGGCTACCGCGTCCTGGCCGACCGGCGGCGGCTGGCCCGGCTGCTCGACGGCCTCGCACCGGACCGGCTCGAGGTGTCGGACCGCACCTCCCTCCGCTGGACGGGGGAGTGGGCGCGGCGCGCCCGCGTACCGGCCGTGATGGTCTCCCACGAGAGCGCGGACGCCGTGCTGCGCACCTGGGGTGTGCCGGACGCGTTCGCCGAGGGAGCCTCCGACCGGCTCAACCTCCGTACCGCGCGGGCGTACTCGCGGATCGTCTGCACCACCGAATGGGCGGCGCGCGAGTTCGTACGGATCGGCGCCCGGAACGTCGTACGCGCCCCGCTGGGCGTGGATCTCGGCCACTTCCGCCCCTCCCACCACGACGCCGCGCTGCGGGACCACCACCGCGGTGAGGCGGCCGTGCTCATCGCCATGTGCTCGCGGCTGTCGCCCGAGAAGCGGCCGGGCCGGGCGCTCGACGCGCTCGCCGAGCTGCGGCGGCGCGGCGTCTCCGCGGCGCTCGTGGTGGCCGGGGACGGGCCGCTCCGGCCGCGTCTGGAGGCCCGCGCCCGCGCCGAGGGGCTTCCGGCCGTCTTCCTCGGCCATCTGGCGGAGCGGGCGGGACTCGCCGCCATCCAGGCGAGCGCCGATGTGGTGCTGGCGCCGGGCCCGGCGGAGACCTTCGGCCTCGCCGCGCTGGAGGCGCTGGCCTGCGGTTCGCCCGTTGTCGTCAGCGCGCTCTCCGCGCTGCCGGACATCGTCGGCGCGGCCGGCGAGACCGCGGCCGACAACGGAACGGCCTTCGCGGACGCCGTCGAGCGCGTCCTCGGCCGCTCGGAGCCCCTGCGCCGGGCGGCGGCCCGGGCCCGGGCCGAGCGCTACGGCTGGCCCGCGGCGGTCGCGTCCTTCCTGGCCGCCCATGACGCGTCCACCGAGGGCGTCCGGTGCGCCGACGGCGGTCGGCTCCCGGCCGCCGCGCTCCCGGCCGCTCCGGCGGTCTCCGCGCCCCGGGCCGTCGGCGGTGTGCGGTGA
- a CDS encoding SGNH/GDSL hydrolase family protein: MSAAGAHTGDRAGTEPSRKEAVPTEAALTETVIAEAVLTETGCAGQDATTAPHRAGTAPHRAGTAPHRAGRTPGATPGDEEATGECAGECAGEGPGEGAEPRRLRFAALGDSLTEGLGDPAPGGGWRGWAALLAAAAGPHPDEPVEFVNLSRSGALAADVADEQLPAARRARPHLVSVVVGGNDTLRDSFDIHRVAEALDRTIGALRADGAVVLTACLPDPGRMLGLPSALARPLGRRMRAVNTVVHALSQRHEAVHVELSDHTWVADRRAWSVDRLHPSELGHRLLAREFHGALRARSIATGAPPSLELDGVAPSRAASAWWMATRGTRWIADRCTDLLPGLVSLAALEWRHRLRGTGHLLEDRDRRATLAALTAVTRGPAPAHLPHPSTTDPLPQPPADLLIAGTPPSAATMAG, from the coding sequence GTGAGCGCAGCCGGCGCTCACACGGGGGACCGGGCTGGTACGGAACCGTCTCGTAAGGAGGCCGTCCCTACGGAGGCCGCCCTTACGGAGACCGTCATCGCGGAGGCCGTCCTTACGGAGACGGGGTGTGCGGGGCAGGACGCGACCACTGCCCCGCACCGGGCGGGCACTGCCCCGCACCGGGCGGGCACTGCCCCGCATCGGGCGGGCCGGACGCCGGGCGCCACGCCGGGCGACGAGGAGGCCACGGGCGAGTGCGCGGGCGAGTGCGCGGGCGAGGGCCCGGGCGAGGGCGCGGAGCCGCGCAGGCTGCGGTTCGCCGCCCTCGGCGACTCGCTCACCGAGGGACTCGGCGACCCCGCGCCCGGCGGCGGTTGGCGCGGCTGGGCCGCGCTGCTCGCGGCGGCGGCCGGGCCGCACCCCGATGAGCCCGTGGAGTTCGTCAATCTGTCCCGCAGCGGGGCGCTGGCCGCCGATGTCGCCGACGAACAGCTGCCCGCCGCCCGCCGTGCCCGCCCGCATCTGGTGTCGGTCGTGGTCGGCGGGAACGACACGCTGCGCGACTCGTTCGACATCCACCGGGTCGCCGAGGCCCTCGACCGCACGATCGGCGCGTTGCGCGCCGACGGCGCCGTGGTGCTCACCGCCTGCCTGCCCGACCCCGGGCGGATGCTGGGGCTGCCGTCCGCGCTGGCGCGCCCCCTGGGGCGCCGGATGCGCGCGGTGAACACCGTGGTGCACGCGCTGTCCCAGCGTCACGAGGCGGTCCATGTGGAGCTGAGCGACCACACCTGGGTCGCCGACCGGCGGGCGTGGAGCGTGGACCGGCTGCATCCGAGCGAGCTCGGGCACCGGCTGCTGGCCAGGGAGTTCCACGGCGCCCTGCGCGCCCGGTCCATCGCGACCGGCGCCCCGCCGTCCCTGGAGCTCGACGGCGTCGCGCCCTCGCGCGCCGCCTCCGCGTGGTGGATGGCGACCCGCGGCACCCGCTGGATCGCGGACCGCTGCACCGACCTGCTGCCCGGTCTGGTCTCGCTGGCGGCCCTGGAGTGGCGCCACCGCCTCAGGGGCACCGGACACCTGCTCGAGGACCGGGACCGGCGGGCGACGCTCGCCGCGCTCACCGCGGTGACCCGCGGCCCGGCCCCCGCCCACCTTCCGCACCCGTCCACCACCGACCCACTGCCCCAGCCGCCCGCCGATCTGCTCATCGCCGGCACACCGCCGTCCGCTGCGACAATGGCGGGGTGA
- a CDS encoding hydantoinase B/oxoprolinase family protein codes for MTGRWEFWIDRGGTFTDVVGKRPDGRLVTAKLLSHHPERYTDAAVAGIRQTLGLGPGDPVPADRIDVVKMGTTVATNALLERKGEPTVLVVTEGFRDALRIAYQNRPRLFDRRILLPEALYDRVVEIPERVDAHGEVVRPLDLDAAAGALRTAHRDGFRSAAVVLLHGYRHTAHEQAVAAVARDLGFAQVSCSHEVSPLMKLVSRGDTTVVDAYLSPILRRYVEDVAAELRGIRLMFMQSNGGLREAAHFRGKDAVLSGPAGGVVGMARSSGEAGHDRVIGFDMGGTSTDVSHYAGEFERIFGTEVAGVRMRAPMMNIHTVAAGGGSVLHFDGRRYRVGPDSAGAVPGPACYRRGGPLTVTDANVMLGRIQPDHFPAVFGPHADQPLDAATVRERFAALAGEIAEATDDRRGPEEVAAGFLDIAVLNMANAVKKISVQRGRDVTRYALTSFGGAGGQHACAVADALGIGTVIVPPLAGVLSAYGIGVADATAMREQAVEAELGEETLPRVRELCARLADQTRGELLADGVPEDTLDTVARVHLRYAGTDSSIPVPVGSAPAMTEDFVRAHRTRYAFTMDKPLVVEAVSVEAVGASGPTCGHAVERPPREGELAPVTTVRMFSEGRWQRTELYERDHMRPSERVTGPAIVAEEDATTVVDPGWQATMGERGHLLLTRVRPRPSTTAVGTEVDPVMLEVFNSLFMAIAEQMGVRLEHTAHSVNIKERLDFSCALFDAEGNLIANAPHIPVHLGSMGESIKEVLRRNKGAMRPGDVYAINDPYHGGTHLPDVTVVSPVFDEAGDELLFLVASRGHHAEIGGITPGSMPAFSRTIEEEGVLFDNWLLVRDGALRERETRELLTAGPYPSRAPDANLADLRAQIAANEKGVQELRRMIGQFGLDVVHAYMGHVQDNAEESVRRIVAGLRDGSYRYETDGGAVIRVSLTVDRDARGAVLDFTGTSPQRPGNDNAPGSVVMAAVLYVFRTLVAEDIPLNSGCLKPLEVRVPEGSMLAPVFPAATVAGNVETSQAVTGALYAALGVQAEGSGTMNNVTFGNDRVQYYETVASGSGAGDGFDGADAVQTHMTNSRLTDPEVLEWRYPVRVESFAIRRGSGGRGQWRGGHGVTRRIRFLEPMAVALLTGHRRVAPYGMAGGGPGALGANLIERADGSVDRLDGRDAADVGAGDVLVVHTPGGGGYGPPEEAGDGLSVADARLDA; via the coding sequence GTGACGGGTCGCTGGGAATTCTGGATCGACCGGGGCGGAACCTTCACGGACGTCGTCGGCAAGCGTCCGGACGGCCGCCTGGTCACCGCCAAGCTGCTGTCCCACCACCCCGAGCGCTATACGGACGCCGCCGTCGCCGGGATCCGGCAGACGCTGGGGCTCGGCCCCGGCGATCCGGTCCCGGCCGACCGGATCGACGTCGTCAAGATGGGCACCACGGTCGCCACCAACGCCCTCCTGGAGCGCAAGGGCGAGCCGACCGTCCTCGTTGTCACCGAAGGGTTCCGGGACGCGCTGCGCATCGCGTACCAGAACCGCCCCCGCCTCTTCGACCGCCGGATCCTGCTCCCCGAGGCGCTGTACGACCGGGTGGTGGAGATCCCCGAGCGGGTGGACGCCCATGGCGAGGTCGTCCGCCCCCTGGACCTCGACGCCGCCGCCGGGGCGCTGCGCACCGCCCACCGCGACGGCTTCCGCAGTGCCGCCGTCGTCCTGCTGCACGGCTATCGGCACACCGCGCACGAACAGGCGGTCGCCGCGGTGGCGCGCGACCTCGGCTTCGCCCAGGTGAGCTGCTCCCACGAGGTCAGCCCGCTGATGAAGCTCGTCTCCCGCGGCGACACCACCGTGGTCGACGCCTATCTCTCGCCCATCCTGCGCCGCTATGTGGAGGACGTGGCCGCCGAACTGCGCGGTATCCGGCTGATGTTCATGCAGTCCAACGGAGGGCTGCGGGAGGCCGCGCACTTCCGGGGCAAGGACGCGGTGCTGTCCGGGCCCGCGGGCGGTGTGGTGGGCATGGCGCGCTCCTCCGGTGAGGCCGGACACGACCGCGTCATCGGCTTCGACATGGGCGGCACCTCCACCGATGTCTCGCACTACGCGGGCGAGTTCGAGCGGATCTTCGGCACCGAGGTCGCCGGGGTGCGGATGCGCGCCCCGATGATGAACATCCACACCGTGGCGGCGGGCGGCGGTTCGGTGCTCCACTTCGACGGCCGGCGCTACCGCGTGGGGCCGGACTCGGCCGGTGCCGTCCCCGGCCCCGCCTGCTACCGGCGCGGCGGCCCGCTGACCGTGACCGACGCCAATGTGATGCTCGGCCGGATCCAGCCGGACCACTTCCCCGCGGTCTTCGGCCCGCACGCCGACCAGCCGCTGGACGCGGCGACGGTCCGGGAGCGCTTCGCCGCGCTCGCCGGGGAGATCGCGGAGGCGACCGACGACCGGCGCGGACCGGAGGAGGTCGCGGCGGGCTTCCTGGACATCGCGGTGCTCAACATGGCCAACGCGGTCAAGAAGATCTCCGTGCAGCGCGGCCGTGATGTCACCCGTTACGCGCTCACCAGCTTCGGTGGCGCGGGCGGCCAGCACGCCTGCGCGGTCGCCGACGCGCTCGGCATCGGCACGGTGATCGTGCCGCCGCTCGCGGGGGTGCTCTCCGCGTACGGCATCGGGGTGGCCGACGCCACCGCCATGCGCGAGCAGGCCGTCGAGGCGGAGCTGGGCGAGGAGACGCTGCCGCGGGTGCGCGAGCTGTGCGCGCGGCTGGCCGATCAGACCCGCGGCGAACTGCTCGCGGACGGGGTCCCGGAGGACACCCTGGACACCGTCGCCCGGGTCCATCTGCGGTACGCGGGCACCGACTCCAGCATCCCCGTACCCGTAGGCTCCGCCCCCGCGATGACCGAGGACTTCGTCCGGGCGCACCGCACCCGCTACGCCTTCACCATGGACAAGCCGCTGGTCGTCGAGGCGGTGTCGGTCGAGGCGGTCGGCGCGTCCGGGCCGACCTGCGGCCATGCCGTGGAACGCCCGCCCAGGGAGGGCGAACTGGCGCCCGTGACGACCGTAAGGATGTTCTCGGAAGGGCGCTGGCAGCGGACGGAGCTCTACGAACGCGATCACATGCGCCCGTCGGAGCGGGTCACCGGGCCCGCGATCGTCGCCGAGGAGGACGCCACCACCGTGGTCGACCCCGGCTGGCAGGCCACCATGGGCGAGCGCGGCCATCTGCTGCTCACCCGGGTCCGGCCGCGCCCGAGCACCACCGCGGTCGGCACCGAGGTGGACCCCGTGATGCTGGAGGTCTTCAACAGCCTCTTCATGGCCATCGCCGAACAGATGGGTGTCCGCCTGGAGCACACCGCCCACTCCGTCAACATCAAGGAGCGGCTCGACTTCTCCTGCGCCCTCTTCGACGCCGAGGGCAACCTCATCGCCAACGCCCCGCACATCCCGGTGCACCTGGGCTCCATGGGCGAGTCCATCAAGGAGGTGCTGCGGCGCAACAAGGGCGCGATGCGGCCCGGCGATGTGTACGCGATCAACGACCCGTACCACGGGGGCACCCACCTGCCGGATGTCACCGTGGTCAGCCCGGTCTTCGACGAGGCGGGGGACGAACTGCTCTTCCTCGTCGCCTCGCGCGGCCACCACGCCGAGATCGGCGGCATCACCCCCGGCTCCATGCCCGCCTTCAGCCGCACCATCGAGGAGGAGGGCGTCCTCTTCGACAACTGGCTGCTGGTACGGGACGGGGCGCTGCGCGAGCGGGAGACCCGCGAGCTGCTGACCGCCGGGCCGTATCCGTCCCGCGCCCCGGACGCCAACCTCGCCGATCTGCGCGCCCAGATCGCCGCCAACGAGAAGGGCGTCCAGGAACTGCGCCGGATGATCGGGCAGTTCGGCCTCGACGTCGTGCACGCCTATATGGGCCACGTCCAGGACAACGCCGAGGAGTCGGTGCGCCGTATCGTCGCCGGGCTGCGCGACGGCTCGTACCGCTACGAGACCGACGGCGGGGCGGTCATCCGCGTCAGCCTTACGGTGGACCGCGACGCGCGCGGCGCCGTCCTGGACTTCACCGGCACCTCGCCCCAGCGGCCGGGCAACGACAACGCGCCCGGCTCGGTGGTGATGGCGGCCGTGCTCTATGTCTTCCGCACGCTGGTGGCCGAGGACATCCCGCTCAACAGCGGCTGTCTGAAGCCCCTGGAGGTCCGCGTCCCCGAGGGCTCCATGCTGGCGCCCGTCTTTCCGGCCGCCACGGTCGCCGGGAACGTCGAGACCTCCCAGGCCGTCACGGGCGCCCTGTACGCGGCCCTGGGCGTCCAGGCCGAGGGCTCCGGCACGATGAACAACGTCACCTTCGGCAATGACCGCGTCCAGTACTACGAGACGGTCGCCAGCGGCTCCGGCGCGGGGGACGGCTTCGACGGCGCCGACGCCGTACAGACCCATATGACCAACTCCCGGCTGACCGACCCCGAGGTGCTGGAGTGGCGCTATCCGGTGCGGGTGGAGAGCTTCGCGATCCGCCGGGGCAGCGGCGGCCGCGGCCAATGGCGCGGTGGCCACGGCGTCACCCGCCGCATCCGCTTCCTGGAGCCGATGGCGGTCGCCCTCCTCACCGGCCACCGCCGGGTGGCCCCGTACGGGATGGCGGGCGGCGGACCGGGCGCGCTGGGCGCGAACCTGATCGAGCGCGCCGACGGTTCGGTGGACCGCCTGGACGGCCGTGACGCGGCGGACGTCGGGGCGGGGGACGTCCTGGTCGTCCACACCCCGGGCGGCGGCGGTTACGGCCCGCCGGAGGAGGCCGGGGACGGATTGTCGGTGGCGGATGCCAGATTGGACGCATGA
- a CDS encoding ankyrin repeat domain-containing protein, translating into MTDWQDIHDWTDLRAVRAALAAGADPDRVLGGHMAPLHSAACSGSAEVLAELLTVAREVDQPDAAGRTPLWHAVRNWDREKASALIAAGADPWRPREVDGRSPGELAWWTPLADLVAGVPGAREPSPGERAAQRSADELIAVFDAEEGEYQDWGCVAFVAGRSVPEVVAALGGDIVATIGEGEGEGEGEGEGGDGEADGAADYADVLLEEEGRVLVGAAPGGVVLQQFDGIALHGEEVLAPLSRGTVAVSVFDHPDAFIHPSIARDGAMCPCQEVMLDPEQGDPEEAWRYRFGDGGHPSGWTARALAMAAAVTGVGVDGGPRWIGRPGSSVILLPERLRD; encoded by the coding sequence ATGACCGACTGGCAGGACATCCACGACTGGACGGATCTGCGGGCCGTGCGCGCCGCGCTCGCCGCGGGAGCCGACCCCGACCGCGTCCTCGGTGGCCATATGGCGCCGCTGCACTCCGCGGCCTGCTCGGGAAGCGCCGAGGTGCTGGCCGAACTGCTCACGGTGGCGCGGGAGGTGGACCAGCCGGACGCGGCGGGCCGCACCCCGCTGTGGCACGCGGTGCGCAACTGGGACCGGGAGAAGGCGTCGGCGCTCATCGCGGCCGGGGCCGACCCCTGGCGGCCCCGGGAGGTCGACGGGCGGAGCCCGGGCGAGCTGGCGTGGTGGACGCCGCTGGCCGACCTGGTGGCCGGGGTGCCCGGCGCCCGGGAGCCGTCCCCCGGGGAGCGGGCCGCGCAGCGGTCGGCCGATGAGCTGATCGCCGTCTTCGACGCCGAGGAGGGGGAGTACCAGGACTGGGGCTGCGTGGCGTTCGTGGCCGGGCGGAGCGTGCCGGAGGTCGTGGCCGCGCTGGGCGGGGACATCGTCGCCACCATCGGCGAGGGCGAGGGCGAGGGCGAGGGCGAGGGCGAGGGCGGAGACGGGGAGGCGGACGGCGCGGCCGACTACGCGGATGTCCTGCTGGAGGAGGAGGGACGGGTGCTGGTCGGCGCGGCGCCCGGCGGTGTGGTGCTCCAGCAGTTCGACGGGATCGCCCTCCATGGCGAGGAGGTGCTGGCGCCGCTCTCCCGGGGCACCGTGGCCGTCTCGGTCTTCGACCACCCCGACGCGTTCATCCATCCCTCCATAGCCCGGGACGGGGCGATGTGCCCCTGCCAGGAGGTCATGCTCGACCCGGAGCAGGGCGATCCGGAGGAGGCGTGGCGCTATCGCTTCGGGGACGGCGGGCATCCGTCCGGCTGGACGGCGCGGGCGCTGGCGATGGCCGCCGCGGTCACGGGGGTCGGGGTCGACGGCGGTCCGCGCTGGATCGGCAGGCCGGGCAGCAGCGTCATCCTGCTGCCCGAGCGGCTGCGGGACTGA
- a CDS encoding WhiB family transcriptional regulator produces the protein MAWWHDAECTHEDPELFFPVGVAGPAARRQETLAKEVCRRCPVIQECLDYALESGMTHGVWGGTGEEERRALRRKAQRSQRVGTRRAR, from the coding sequence ATGGCCTGGTGGCATGACGCCGAATGCACGCATGAGGATCCGGAGCTGTTCTTCCCCGTGGGGGTGGCCGGCCCGGCGGCCCGGCGGCAGGAGACGCTGGCCAAGGAGGTCTGCCGGCGCTGTCCGGTGATCCAGGAATGCCTGGACTACGCACTGGAGAGCGGAATGACCCACGGGGTCTGGGGCGGCACCGGCGAGGAGGAGCGCCGCGCGCTGCGCCGCAAGGCACAGCGCAGTCAGCGCGTCGGCACACGGCGCGCCCGTTAG
- a CDS encoding biotin-dependent carboxyltransferase family protein: protein MTDSAFVVVRPGALTTVQDLGRIGHAHLGVPRSGALDQPAHRLANRLVGNAEGAATLETTLTGCAVRLRRPATVAVTGAPCPVTVDGRPVAWGAAVRVPSGALLEAGAAAHGVRSYMAFDGGVEAEPVLGSRATDVLSGLGPAPLADGAVLRLGRPRGPVPAVDGVPHRGVVPELVLPVVLGPRDDWFTPAGLRTLSTGDFRVSAASNRIGLRTEGPSLERARDGELASEGMALGALQVPPDGRPVLFLADHPTTGGYPVVGVVPERYLAAAAQAVPGTPVRFAPLGRASWGPPAGRTVPDGA, encoded by the coding sequence ATGACCGACAGCGCCTTCGTCGTCGTACGGCCGGGAGCCCTGACCACCGTCCAGGACCTGGGCCGGATCGGCCATGCCCATCTCGGGGTGCCCCGCTCGGGGGCGCTCGACCAGCCCGCCCACCGGCTCGCCAACCGCCTGGTGGGCAACGCCGAGGGGGCCGCGACCCTGGAGACCACGCTCACCGGCTGTGCGGTGCGGCTGCGCCGCCCGGCGACGGTCGCGGTCACCGGCGCACCCTGCCCGGTCACGGTCGACGGCCGCCCGGTCGCGTGGGGCGCGGCCGTACGGGTGCCGTCGGGCGCCCTCCTGGAGGCCGGGGCCGCCGCTCATGGGGTGCGCAGCTATATGGCGTTCGACGGTGGTGTCGAGGCCGAGCCGGTGCTCGGCAGCCGGGCCACGGATGTGCTCTCCGGACTGGGCCCGGCGCCGCTCGCGGACGGCGCGGTGCTGCGGCTCGGGCGGCCGCGGGGGCCGGTGCCCGCCGTGGACGGGGTGCCGCATCGGGGCGTCGTACCGGAGCTGGTGCTCCCCGTGGTGCTCGGTCCGCGTGACGACTGGTTCACCCCCGCGGGGCTGCGCACCCTCTCCACCGGCGACTTCCGTGTCTCGGCCGCGAGCAACCGGATCGGCCTGCGGACCGAGGGCCCCTCGCTGGAGCGGGCACGGGACGGTGAGCTGGCAAGTGAGGGCATGGCGCTCGGCGCGCTCCAAGTCCCGCCGGACGGACGGCCGGTGCTCTTCCTCGCCGACCATCCGACGACCGGCGGCTACCCGGTCGTGGGCGTCGTTCCGGAGCGGTATCTGGCCGCCGCGGCGCAGGCCGTCCCCGGCACTCCGGTGCGGTTCGCCCCGCTGGGCCGGGCCTCCTGGGGGCCGCCTGCCGGGCGGACCGTCCCGGACGGCGCCTAA
- a CDS encoding 5-oxoprolinase subunit B family protein, whose translation MTVRTLPVGEHGLLIELDSGEAAEALHAELLRRAAERRLPTVSDIVPAARTVFLDGLADPGRLAAELPGWRIPPLDRGDSEIVEVPVRYDGPDLDEVAQRWGVTPEEAVRIHSGAEFRVAFCGFAPGFGYLTGLPERFHVPRHATPRTRVPVGSVALAGGYTGVYPRSSPGGWQLIGTTDAVLWDTEREPAALFTPGTRVRFIPVSDGATPEGAAP comes from the coding sequence ATGACGGTGCGGACCCTGCCCGTCGGTGAGCACGGGCTGCTCATCGAGCTCGACAGCGGTGAGGCGGCCGAGGCGCTCCACGCCGAGCTGCTGCGCCGCGCCGCCGAGCGGCGGCTGCCCACCGTGAGCGACATCGTGCCCGCCGCCCGGACCGTGTTCCTCGACGGGCTCGCGGACCCCGGGCGGCTCGCCGCCGAACTGCCCGGCTGGCGGATACCGCCCCTCGACCGTGGCGACAGCGAGATCGTCGAGGTGCCCGTGCGCTACGACGGGCCCGATCTGGACGAGGTCGCGCAGCGCTGGGGGGTGACGCCCGAGGAGGCCGTACGGATCCACTCCGGTGCCGAGTTCCGGGTGGCCTTCTGTGGCTTCGCGCCCGGCTTCGGCTATCTGACGGGGCTGCCCGAGCGGTTCCACGTGCCGCGCCACGCGACACCCAGGACCCGGGTACCGGTCGGCTCGGTGGCCCTCGCGGGCGGGTACACGGGCGTCTATCCGCGCTCCTCCCCCGGCGGCTGGCAGCTCATCGGCACCACGGACGCCGTGCTGTGGGACACCGAACGGGAACCGGCGGCGCTGTTCACCCCCGGCACTCGCGTCCGCTTCATCCCGGTATCGGATGGCGCGACCCCGGAAGGGGCGGCGCCATGA
- a CDS encoding LamB/YcsF family protein: MTASLANLSIDLNADLGEGFGRWQLTDDEALLSIVTSANVACGFHAGDPSTMRRVCELAAERGVRVGAQVSYRDLAGFGRRSMDVPARELADEIAYQIGALEIFARAAGTRVHYVKPHGALYNRSVHDEAQAAAVVEGVRLAAGGPLPVLGLPGSRLHEAARAAGLPVIAEAFADRAYTAAGTLVPRTEPGAVVHDPDTVVKRALGFARDRAVTSIDGRRIEVDVRSLCVHGDTPGAADLARRVRSELAAAGVRVAAFV; the protein is encoded by the coding sequence ATGACCGCATCCTTGGCGAACCTGTCCATCGATCTCAACGCCGACCTCGGCGAGGGGTTCGGCCGCTGGCAGCTCACCGACGACGAGGCCCTGCTGTCCATCGTCACCAGCGCCAATGTCGCCTGCGGCTTCCACGCCGGGGATCCCTCGACCATGCGCCGGGTGTGCGAGCTGGCCGCCGAGCGCGGAGTGCGCGTCGGGGCCCAGGTCTCCTACCGGGACCTGGCCGGTTTCGGTCGGCGCAGCATGGATGTACCGGCCCGGGAGCTGGCCGACGAGATCGCGTATCAGATCGGCGCGTTGGAGATCTTCGCGCGTGCCGCCGGGACGCGGGTGCACTACGTCAAGCCCCATGGCGCGCTCTACAACCGCAGCGTGCACGACGAGGCGCAGGCCGCCGCCGTGGTCGAGGGCGTCAGGCTGGCCGCCGGCGGTCCGCTGCCGGTGCTGGGGCTGCCCGGGTCCCGGCTGCACGAGGCGGCCCGCGCGGCCGGGCTGCCGGTGATCGCCGAGGCGTTCGCCGACCGCGCCTACACCGCCGCCGGGACGCTCGTGCCCCGCACCGAGCCCGGCGCCGTGGTCCACGACCCGGACACGGTGGTCAAGCGCGCCCTCGGCTTCGCCCGCGACCGCGCGGTGACCTCGATCGACGGACGGCGCATCGAGGTGGACGTGCGCTCGCTGTGCGTCCACGGCGACACCCCCGGCGCCGCCGACCTCGCCCGCCGGGTGCGGTCCGAGCTGGCCGCCGCGGGGGTGCGCGTGGCGGCGTTCGTATGA
- a CDS encoding GntR family transcriptional regulator codes for MEPAEPAGYAPAPGLAAGLEADRALLGRTSTAERVADILRDRIAEGFFPPGTRLSEDSVGGALGVSRNTLREAFRLLTHERLLVHELNRGVFVRVVTVDDLNDIYRVRRLVECAAVRGLGEPPYEVRAVEAAVLAGERAARDRAWQDLSTANIRFHQAIVSLAGSPRADELMRAVLAELRLVFHVMADPRRFHAPYLVRNRQILEVLQGGDAVEAERLLASYLDDSQGQLADAYGRKMSRR; via the coding sequence GTGGAGCCGGCGGAGCCGGCCGGGTACGCCCCGGCCCCCGGTCTCGCCGCCGGGCTCGAGGCCGACCGGGCGCTGCTGGGGCGCACCAGCACGGCGGAGCGCGTCGCGGACATCCTGCGCGACCGCATCGCCGAGGGGTTCTTCCCGCCCGGCACCCGGCTGTCCGAGGACAGCGTGGGCGGCGCGCTCGGCGTCTCGCGCAACACCCTCCGGGAGGCGTTCCGCCTGCTGACCCACGAGCGGCTGCTGGTGCACGAGCTGAACCGCGGCGTCTTCGTCCGCGTCGTCACGGTCGACGACCTCAACGACATCTACCGCGTGCGCCGGCTCGTCGAATGCGCGGCGGTGCGCGGCCTGGGCGAGCCGCCGTACGAGGTGCGGGCGGTCGAGGCGGCGGTCCTGGCGGGCGAGCGGGCCGCCCGGGACCGGGCCTGGCAGGACCTGTCCACCGCCAATATCCGCTTCCATCAGGCGATTGTCTCCCTCGCCGGAAGTCCCCGCGCCGACGAACTGATGCGCGCGGTGCTGGCCGAGCTCCGGCTGGTCTTCCACGTCATGGCCGACCCCCGCCGCTTCCACGCCCCCTATCTGGTGCGCAACCGCCAGATCCTGGAGGTGCTCCAGGGCGGCGACGCGGTGGAGGCGGAGCGGCTGCTCGCCTCCTATCTGGACGATTCCCAGGGGCAGTTGGCCGACGCCTACGGGCGGAAGATGTCCCGTCGATAG